A single Klebsiella variicola DNA region contains:
- a CDS encoding PucR family transcriptional regulator, with product MSLTVSELLALEGLSALRLRAGKQGLQRAVRWYYVAENEHIAEWIMGGELVFITGINHPRDEANLIQLLMEGKQRGIAGMVILTGEAYIHAIPATLIALADELGIPLIEQPYLLKMVIVTERIGTALVRSENALQSQRDILMQLVTGDYPDLQMLHQRALHQQLDFTRPLRLAALRLEGLSRLFRQFPPEQAEAWLLQAHRSVRQQLQQQLNQQGNPFPLLERSNMFLFLLPDEEGEGFQQKKWLQQWLQALADGEEGLSLLCGLSAPVRQLQGYPRALSQARQALDLCDTLRPTQRISDYQQLGFIKLLSAVSDPALLNDFMHDTLGCLIEPGRKAPWLLLETLETLLQENGNVVRAADRLGLHRNTLHQRIQRIEKLTGYPVSHPQFHLNASVALVIWRLSQNHLQDPP from the coding sequence ATGAGCCTGACGGTCAGCGAACTGCTGGCCCTTGAGGGACTCTCCGCCCTGCGTCTGCGGGCGGGAAAGCAAGGGCTGCAGCGGGCCGTACGCTGGTACTACGTGGCGGAAAATGAACATATCGCCGAGTGGATCATGGGCGGCGAGCTGGTCTTTATTACCGGCATCAACCATCCCCGTGATGAAGCCAACCTGATCCAGTTGCTGATGGAGGGAAAACAGCGCGGCATCGCCGGGATGGTGATCCTCACCGGCGAGGCCTATATCCACGCCATTCCCGCCACGCTGATCGCCCTTGCCGACGAGCTGGGCATTCCGCTGATTGAGCAGCCCTACCTGCTGAAGATGGTAATTGTCACCGAGCGCATCGGCACCGCGCTGGTCCGCAGTGAAAACGCCCTGCAGTCACAGCGCGACATTCTGATGCAGCTGGTCACCGGCGACTATCCGGATCTGCAGATGCTCCATCAGCGCGCCCTCCATCAGCAGCTCGATTTTACCCGTCCGCTGCGGCTGGCGGCGCTGCGTCTGGAGGGGCTGTCCCGCCTGTTTCGCCAGTTCCCGCCCGAGCAGGCCGAAGCCTGGCTGCTGCAGGCCCACCGCAGCGTGCGTCAGCAGCTGCAGCAGCAGCTCAACCAGCAGGGCAACCCCTTCCCGCTGCTGGAGCGCAGCAATATGTTTCTTTTCCTGCTGCCGGATGAGGAGGGGGAAGGCTTTCAGCAGAAAAAATGGCTGCAGCAGTGGCTGCAGGCGCTGGCGGACGGAGAGGAGGGTTTGTCGCTGCTCTGCGGCCTCTCCGCACCGGTCAGGCAGCTGCAGGGTTATCCGCGGGCGCTGTCGCAGGCGCGCCAGGCGCTGGATCTGTGCGATACCCTGCGGCCGACCCAGCGTATCAGCGACTATCAGCAGTTGGGGTTTATCAAATTGCTGTCCGCGGTCAGCGACCCGGCGCTGCTCAACGATTTTATGCACGACACCCTGGGCTGCCTGATCGAACCGGGCCGCAAAGCGCCATGGCTGCTGCTGGAGACCCTCGAGACGCTGCTACAGGAGAACGGCAACGTGGTGCGGGCCGCCGACCGGCTGGGCCTGCATCGCAACACATTGCATCAGCGCATCCAGCGTATTGAAAAACTGACCGGCTACCCGGTCAGCCACCCCCAGTTTCATCTCAACGCCTCGGTCGCGCTGGTGATCTGGCGTTTATCGCAAAACCATTTACAGGACCCACCATGA
- the codA gene encoding cytosine deaminase produces MKIINARLRRQEALFTLDLQDGMIHRISAQAAMQSADAGDIDAQGRLAIPPFVEPHIHLDATLTAGEPEWNRSGTLFEGITRWSQRKASITPEDTRQRALKTIGMLRDFGVQHVRTHVDVTDPSLAALKALLAVKQEAADLIDLQIVAFPQEGIESYPDGRGLMTRAIEMGADVVGGIPHYENTRDKGVSSVMFLMDLAQRYGRLVDVHCDEIDDPQSRFLEVLAEEARMRGMGAQVTASHTCAMGSYDNAYCSKLFRLLKASGINFISCPTESIHLQGRFDSWPKRRGVTRVAELDRAGINVCFAQDSIQDPWYPLGNGNILRILDAGLHICHMLGYDDLQRCLDFVTDNSARALCLGDNYGLAEGRPANLLILDAENDYEAVRRQARVLTSIRHGKVILQREVEHIRYPA; encoded by the coding sequence ATGAAAATTATTAACGCTCGCCTGCGCCGCCAGGAGGCGCTGTTTACCCTTGACCTGCAGGACGGGATGATTCACCGCATCTCCGCCCAGGCCGCGATGCAGAGTGCCGACGCCGGGGATATCGACGCCCAGGGCCGGCTGGCGATCCCGCCCTTCGTCGAGCCGCATATCCATCTTGACGCCACCCTCACCGCGGGCGAGCCGGAGTGGAACCGCAGCGGCACCCTGTTTGAAGGCATCACCCGCTGGAGCCAGCGCAAAGCGAGTATTACCCCGGAGGACACCCGCCAGCGGGCGCTGAAAACCATCGGCATGCTGCGCGACTTCGGCGTCCAGCACGTCCGGACCCATGTGGATGTCACCGATCCGTCGCTGGCGGCCCTGAAGGCGCTGCTGGCGGTGAAACAAGAGGCCGCCGATCTTATCGATCTGCAGATTGTCGCCTTCCCGCAGGAGGGAATCGAATCGTACCCCGACGGCCGCGGACTCATGACCCGCGCCATCGAGATGGGCGCCGACGTGGTGGGCGGCATTCCGCACTATGAGAACACCCGCGACAAAGGGGTCAGCTCGGTGATGTTTTTGATGGACCTCGCCCAGCGTTACGGCCGCCTGGTGGATGTCCACTGCGATGAAATCGACGATCCGCAATCGCGTTTCCTTGAAGTACTGGCGGAGGAGGCGCGGATGCGCGGCATGGGGGCGCAGGTCACCGCCAGCCACACCTGCGCGATGGGCTCTTATGATAACGCCTACTGCTCAAAGCTGTTTCGCCTGCTGAAAGCCTCGGGCATCAACTTCATCTCCTGCCCGACCGAAAGCATTCATCTGCAGGGCCGGTTTGACAGCTGGCCGAAACGGCGCGGCGTCACCCGGGTGGCGGAGCTGGATCGCGCCGGCATCAACGTCTGCTTTGCCCAGGACTCGATTCAGGATCCGTGGTACCCGCTGGGGAACGGCAATATCCTGCGCATTCTGGATGCCGGGCTGCACATCTGCCATATGCTCGGCTATGACGATCTGCAGCGCTGCCTCGACTTCGTCACCGACAACAGCGCCCGGGCGCTGTGTCTGGGCGATAACTACGGCCTCGCCGAAGGCCGCCCGGCGAACCTGCTGATCCTCGATGCGGAAAACGACTACGAGGCCGTCCGTCGTCAGGCACGGGTGCTGACCTCCATTCGCCACGGCAAGGTGATTTTGCAGCGTGAGGTGGAGCACATCCGCTACCCGGCATAA
- a CDS encoding LacI family DNA-binding transcriptional regulator encodes MARLAGVSRSAVSRTFTPGASVSEKTRQKVLSAAEALGYQVNIIARTMITGSSNFIGIVTAGFDNPFRSKLLAPLVHQLALNGFMPLLMNADDPQQLAPSLKQLLSYHVAGVIITSGAPPLSLAEEYLARKIPVTLINRHADLAGCDRVCSDNAQGAKLVADLFSRRGWQQVGFIGENRENFSTRQRYEAFIARTSGMAVISRFCDGGGYQAGYQAARELVAENPGVQALFCATDMLALGALDGLRDAPAPLPAIVGFDDIPQADWQPYQLTTVQQNTALLAHHAVDLLMTRIARFSLPSRHREVPVKLIIRHSAK; translated from the coding sequence GTGGCCAGACTGGCCGGCGTCTCGCGCTCGGCGGTCTCCCGCACCTTCACCCCCGGCGCCTCGGTGTCGGAGAAGACCCGGCAGAAGGTGCTGAGCGCCGCGGAAGCCCTGGGCTATCAGGTGAATATCATCGCCCGGACGATGATCACTGGCAGCAGTAATTTTATCGGCATCGTCACCGCCGGTTTCGACAACCCGTTTCGCAGCAAACTGCTGGCGCCGCTGGTCCATCAGCTGGCGCTCAATGGCTTTATGCCGCTGCTGATGAACGCTGACGATCCGCAGCAGCTCGCCCCCTCGCTTAAACAACTGCTGAGCTATCACGTCGCCGGGGTGATCATCACCTCCGGCGCGCCGCCGCTGTCGCTGGCGGAAGAGTATCTGGCGCGCAAGATCCCCGTCACCCTGATCAACCGCCATGCGGACCTCGCCGGCTGCGATCGGGTGTGCAGCGATAATGCCCAGGGGGCGAAGCTGGTGGCGGATCTGTTTAGTCGTCGAGGCTGGCAGCAGGTTGGCTTTATTGGCGAAAATCGCGAGAACTTCAGCACCCGCCAGCGCTATGAGGCTTTCATCGCCCGGACGTCGGGTATGGCGGTGATCAGCCGCTTCTGCGACGGCGGCGGCTATCAGGCCGGCTACCAGGCCGCCAGAGAATTGGTTGCTGAAAACCCCGGAGTGCAGGCGCTGTTCTGCGCCACCGATATGCTGGCGCTGGGCGCCCTGGATGGCCTGCGGGACGCCCCCGCCCCGCTGCCGGCCATCGTCGGCTTTGACGATATCCCGCAGGCGGACTGGCAGCCCTATCAGCTCACCACCGTCCAGCAGAATACCGCCCTGCTGGCGCACCACGCGGTGGATCTGTTGATGACGCGGATCGCCCGCTTCAGCCTGCCCTCACGCCATCGCGAAGTGCCGGTGAAACTAATTATTCGTCATAGTGCGAAATGA
- a CDS encoding inositol monophosphatase family protein has translation MQSQESEALQARYRLACELAKAGAELAFEYYQQREALTVDHKGNDLQDVVSVADKRVEAFVKQRIQSAFPQDGFLGEESGTRLPDARVLWVVDPIDGTSCFLNGLHTWCLSLAIVADGEPVIGVVYDPNHRELFHALRGHGAWLNDAPIRPHPATTVKEGVMGVGTSHRVTPADFLPFLQALLSDGGMFIRNGSGALMSAWAAAGRLIGYYEPHMNPWDALPGLVLMREAGGASNDFLAQEGIQRGNPLLLASQTLYPQLKKMIPQPLH, from the coding sequence ATGCAATCTCAGGAATCAGAAGCGCTACAGGCCCGCTACCGTCTGGCCTGCGAGCTGGCGAAAGCGGGGGCTGAGCTGGCGTTTGAATACTATCAACAGCGCGAGGCGCTGACCGTCGACCATAAAGGCAATGACCTGCAGGATGTGGTCAGCGTGGCCGACAAACGGGTGGAGGCCTTTGTGAAACAGCGCATTCAGAGCGCGTTTCCGCAAGATGGCTTTCTCGGCGAAGAGAGCGGCACCCGCCTGCCCGACGCGCGAGTGCTGTGGGTGGTCGACCCCATCGATGGCACCAGCTGTTTCCTCAACGGCCTGCACACCTGGTGCCTGTCGCTGGCGATCGTCGCCGACGGCGAACCGGTCATCGGCGTGGTCTACGACCCCAACCATCGCGAGCTGTTTCACGCCCTGCGGGGCCATGGCGCCTGGCTCAACGACGCCCCGATCCGTCCACACCCCGCGACGACGGTCAAAGAGGGCGTGATGGGCGTCGGCACCTCGCATCGCGTCACCCCGGCGGACTTTCTGCCGTTTCTGCAGGCGCTGCTCAGCGACGGCGGCATGTTTATCCGCAACGGTTCCGGGGCGTTGATGAGCGCCTGGGCGGCGGCGGGCCGGTTGATTGGCTACTACGAGCCGCACATGAACCCGTGGGACGCTCTGCCGGGGCTGGTGCTGATGCGCGAAGCGGGCGGCGCCAGCAACGATTTTCTGGCGCAGGAGGGGATCCAGCGCGGCAACCCGCTACTGCTGGCCAGCCAGACGCTCTACCCGCAGCTGAAAAAGATGATCCCACAACCCTTACATTAA
- a CDS encoding MFS transporter, which yields MSGIIAFFRASPPKAGAAFDEHRFRRVRWQTFIAMTLAYVTFYVCRLSFTVAKSALVDLGITPTELGMIGSTLFFSYAIGKLVNGFIADHANVVRYMSLGLLLSAGMNLMMGMTTNALLLAIFWGINGWAQSMGVGPCAVSLARWYGVKERGTFYGIWSTAHNIGEAVTYMVIAAVIAGFGWQMGYLSTAALGAAGVVLLVLFMHDSPQSSGFPSINVIRDEPQEEAEARGSVFKNQLLALRNPALWTLALASAFMYIDRYAVNSWGIFFLEQDKAYSTLEASGIIGVNAIAGIAGTIIAGMLSDRFFPRNRSVMAGFISLLNTAGFALMLWSPHNYYTDILAMIIFGATIGALTCFLGGLIAVDISSRKAAGAALGTIGIASYAGAGLGEFLTGIIIDKTAILENGKTLYDFSTLALFWVGTGLGSALLCFTTAAIVARRHAVERQTSFSS from the coding sequence ATGTCTGGAATTATCGCTTTTTTCCGGGCGTCGCCGCCGAAAGCGGGCGCCGCGTTTGATGAACACCGTTTTCGCCGGGTGCGCTGGCAAACCTTTATCGCCATGACCCTGGCCTACGTCACCTTTTACGTCTGCCGGTTATCCTTCACCGTCGCCAAAAGCGCGCTGGTGGATCTGGGGATCACCCCGACGGAGCTGGGCATGATCGGCTCAACCCTGTTCTTCAGCTACGCCATCGGCAAGCTGGTCAACGGCTTTATCGCCGATCACGCCAACGTGGTGCGCTATATGAGCCTCGGTTTATTGCTCAGCGCCGGGATGAACCTGATGATGGGGATGACCACCAACGCCCTGCTGCTGGCCATCTTCTGGGGGATCAACGGCTGGGCCCAGTCGATGGGCGTCGGCCCCTGCGCGGTCTCGCTGGCGCGCTGGTACGGCGTTAAGGAGCGCGGCACCTTCTATGGCATCTGGTCGACGGCGCATAATATCGGCGAGGCGGTGACCTATATGGTGATCGCCGCAGTGATCGCCGGATTTGGCTGGCAGATGGGCTACCTGTCCACCGCCGCGCTCGGCGCCGCCGGGGTGGTGCTGCTGGTGCTGTTCATGCACGATTCGCCGCAGAGCAGTGGCTTCCCGTCCATCAACGTCATCCGCGATGAACCGCAGGAGGAGGCCGAAGCCCGCGGCTCAGTGTTTAAAAACCAGCTGCTGGCGCTGCGCAACCCGGCGCTGTGGACCCTCGCCCTCGCCTCCGCCTTTATGTACATCGACCGCTACGCCGTCAACTCGTGGGGGATCTTCTTTCTCGAGCAGGATAAAGCTTATTCCACGCTGGAGGCGTCCGGGATTATCGGCGTCAACGCCATCGCCGGCATCGCCGGGACCATCATCGCCGGCATGCTCTCCGACCGCTTTTTCCCACGCAACCGCAGCGTGATGGCCGGGTTTATCAGCCTGTTGAACACCGCCGGCTTCGCCCTGATGCTCTGGTCGCCGCACAATTATTACACTGATATTCTGGCGATGATTATCTTCGGGGCCACCATTGGCGCCCTGACCTGCTTCCTCGGCGGGCTGATCGCCGTCGATATCTCCTCGCGCAAAGCCGCCGGGGCCGCGCTCGGCACCATCGGCATCGCCAGCTACGCCGGCGCCGGCCTGGGCGAGTTTCTCACCGGGATCATTATTGATAAAACGGCTATCCTTGAGAACGGCAAAACGCTGTATGATTTCAGCACGTTGGCGCTGTTCTGGGTGGGTACCGGTCTGGGTTCCGCGCTACTCTGTTTTACCACTGCCGCCATCGTCGCCCGGCGCCATGCCGTCGAACGGCAGACATCGTTCTCCTCATAA
- the mtnA gene encoding S-methyl-5-thioribose-1-phosphate isomerase: MQTLQTTSLRVSENQLFILDQQALPQEKRWLAADNVALLVDHIHALRVRGAPLIGLSASLLLALLAQRGLNRDALQQALETLRAARPTAVNLMNNLDRMKQALAREDYPQALEAEALRLVEEDKQLCDRIAEAGSALVKPGSRLLTHCNTGGLATAGVGTALGVIALAHRQGKVASVWVDETRPLLQGGRLTAWELGELGVPYQLITDSMAASLMAQGQVDAVWVGADRIAANGDVANKIGTYSLAVLAHYHQIPFYVAAPQTTLDRHCPNGAAIPIEQRAAAEVTGVAGSFGAVQWAPTGAAVYNPAFDVTPAGLVSGWVLDSGVVTPAQVAAGAFAPDNG, encoded by the coding sequence ATGCAGACATTACAGACCACCAGCCTGCGGGTGAGTGAAAATCAGCTTTTTATTCTCGACCAGCAGGCCTTGCCGCAGGAAAAACGCTGGCTGGCGGCGGATAACGTTGCGCTGCTGGTGGACCATATTCATGCCCTGCGGGTGCGCGGCGCGCCGCTGATTGGCCTGTCCGCCAGCCTGCTGCTGGCTCTGCTGGCCCAGCGCGGCCTGAACCGGGATGCACTCCAGCAGGCGCTGGAGACGCTGCGCGCGGCGCGGCCGACGGCGGTCAACCTGATGAATAATCTGGATCGCATGAAGCAGGCGCTGGCCCGGGAAGATTACCCGCAGGCGCTGGAAGCGGAAGCTTTGCGTCTGGTCGAAGAAGATAAACAGCTGTGCGACCGCATCGCTGAGGCGGGCAGTGCGCTGGTGAAGCCCGGCAGTCGACTGCTGACCCACTGCAACACCGGTGGCCTGGCGACCGCCGGGGTAGGGACCGCCCTGGGGGTTATCGCGCTGGCGCACCGGCAGGGAAAGGTGGCCAGCGTGTGGGTCGATGAAACCCGGCCGCTGCTGCAGGGCGGACGTTTAACCGCCTGGGAGCTGGGCGAGCTGGGCGTGCCGTATCAGTTGATCACCGATTCAATGGCCGCCAGCCTGATGGCGCAGGGGCAGGTGGATGCGGTGTGGGTCGGCGCCGACCGTATCGCTGCCAACGGCGACGTGGCGAATAAAATCGGCACCTATTCCCTGGCGGTTTTGGCCCATTATCACCAGATCCCGTTTTACGTCGCTGCCCCGCAGACCACCCTCGACCGCCATTGCCCGAACGGCGCGGCGATCCCCATTGAGCAGCGCGCGGCGGCGGAAGTGACCGGGGTGGCGGGCAGCTTCGGCGCGGTACAGTGGGCGCCGACGGGGGCTGCCGTTTACAATCCGGCGTTCGACGTCACGCCTGCTGGGCTGGTGAGCGGCTGGGTGCTGGACAGCGGGGTGGTCACCCCGGCGCAGGTCGCCGCCGGGGCGTTTGCGCCGGACAATGGATAG
- the mtnK gene encoding S-methyl-5-thioribose kinase: MSQYHTFTAHDAVAYAQQFAGIDNPSELVSAQEVGDGNLNLVFKVFDRQGVSRAIVKQALPYVRCVGESWPLTLDRARLEAQTLVAHYQHSPQHTVKIHHFDPELAVMVMEDLSDHRIWRGELIANVYYPQAARQLGDYLAQVLFHTSDFYLHPHEKKAQVAQFSNPAMCEITEDLFFNDPYQIHERNNYPAELEADVAVLRDDAQLKLAVAALKHRFFAHAEALLHGDIHSGSIFVAEGSLKAIDAEFGYFGPIGFDIGTAIGNLLLNYCGLPGQLGIRDAAAAREQRLNDIHQLWTTFAERFQALAAEKTRDAALAYPGYASAFLKKVWADAVGFCGSELIRRSVGLSHVADIDTIQDDAMRHECLRHAITLGKALIVLAERIDSVDELLARVRQYS; this comes from the coding sequence ATGTCGCAATACCATACCTTCACCGCCCACGATGCCGTGGCTTACGCGCAGCAGTTCGCCGGCATCGACAACCCATCGGAGCTGGTCAGCGCGCAGGAAGTGGGCGATGGCAACCTCAATCTGGTGTTTAAAGTGTTCGATCGCCAGGGCGTCAGCCGGGCGATCGTCAAACAGGCCCTGCCCTACGTGCGCTGTGTCGGCGAATCCTGGCCCCTGACCCTCGACCGCGCCCGTCTGGAAGCGCAGACCCTGGTCGCCCACTATCAGCACAGTCCGCAGCACACGGTAAAAATCCATCACTTTGATCCCGAGCTGGCGGTGATGGTGATGGAAGATCTTTCCGACCACCGCATCTGGCGCGGGGAGCTTATCGCTAACGTCTACTACCCGCAGGCGGCCCGCCAGCTTGGCGACTATCTGGCGCAGGTGCTGTTCCACACCAGCGATTTCTATCTCCATCCCCACGAGAAAAAAGCGCAGGTGGCGCAGTTTAGTAACCCGGCGATGTGCGAGATCACCGAGGATCTGTTCTTTAACGACCCGTATCAGATCCACGAGCGTAATAACTACCCGGCGGAGCTGGAGGCCGATGTTGCCGTCCTGCGCGACGACGCCCAGCTAAAGCTGGCGGTGGCGGCGCTGAAGCATCGTTTCTTTGCCCATGCGGAAGCGCTGCTGCACGGCGATATCCACAGCGGGTCGATCTTCGTTGCCGAAGGCAGCCTGAAGGCCATCGACGCCGAGTTCGGCTATTTCGGCCCCATTGGCTTCGATATCGGCACCGCCATCGGCAACTTGCTGCTTAACTACTGCGGCCTGCCGGGCCAGCTCGGCATTCGCGACGCCGCCGCCGCACGCGAGCAGCGACTGAACGATATCCACCAGCTGTGGACCACCTTCGCCGAACGCTTCCAGGCGCTGGCGGCGGAGAAAACCCGCGACGCGGCGCTGGCTTACCCCGGCTACGCTTCCGCCTTTCTGAAGAAAGTCTGGGCCGACGCGGTTGGCTTCTGCGGCAGCGAACTGATCCGCCGCAGCGTCGGACTGTCGCACGTCGCGGATATCGACACTATCCAGGACGACGCCATGCGCCATGAATGCCTGCGCCACGCCATTACCCTCGGCAAAGCGCTGATTGTGCTGGCCGAGCGTATCGACAGCGTCGACGAGCTGCTGGCGCGGGTACGCCAGTACAGCTGA
- a CDS encoding LVIVD repeat-containing protein has product MSALPSPEYSRNMRLIGHSDQGGRPDGVQLMVHRGFAYIGHMVSQGFSVVDVRDPTRPTTVNYIAAPPGTWNVHLQAHDDLLLVINARDLFADARFADEKVYYTRSVGDTVSDVQDKGWSAGLRIFDISTPAQPREISFLSLNGIGIHRIWYVGGRWAYVSALIDGFTDYIFLTIDLADPRKPEVAGRWWLPGMHQAGGETPDWPQGKRYALHHAIIAGDTAYGSWRDGGLTLLDVKDRTQPTLISHRNWSPPFGGGTHTALPLPDRDLLVVLDEAVLDNQEDGEKLIWLFDIREPANPVSISTFPQPDEIDYVAKGAHFGPHNLHENRPGSFVSSTLIFATYQNAGVRAYDISNPYRPLETGALVPAAPKTMMDTRPGRPQVIQSCDVFVDAQGIIYSTDYNGGLSVIEYLG; this is encoded by the coding sequence ATGTCAGCATTACCTTCCCCCGAATACAGCCGCAATATGCGGCTGATTGGCCATAGCGATCAGGGCGGTCGTCCGGACGGCGTGCAGCTGATGGTGCACCGCGGATTCGCCTATATCGGCCATATGGTGTCGCAGGGCTTTTCCGTGGTCGATGTTCGCGATCCGACCCGGCCCACCACCGTCAACTATATTGCCGCGCCGCCGGGCACCTGGAACGTGCATCTGCAGGCGCATGACGATCTGCTGCTGGTGATCAACGCCCGGGATCTGTTTGCCGACGCCCGTTTTGCTGATGAGAAGGTCTACTACACCCGCTCGGTGGGCGACACGGTCAGCGATGTGCAGGACAAGGGCTGGAGCGCCGGGCTGCGCATCTTTGATATTTCCACTCCCGCGCAGCCGCGGGAAATCAGTTTCCTGTCGCTTAACGGCATCGGTATTCACCGCATCTGGTACGTCGGCGGCCGCTGGGCGTATGTGTCCGCGTTGATCGACGGTTTTACTGACTACATCTTCCTGACCATCGATCTGGCCGATCCGCGTAAGCCCGAAGTGGCCGGGCGCTGGTGGCTGCCGGGGATGCACCAGGCGGGCGGTGAAACACCGGACTGGCCGCAGGGCAAACGCTATGCGCTGCATCACGCCATTATTGCCGGGGATACCGCCTACGGCAGCTGGCGCGACGGCGGCCTGACGCTGCTGGATGTCAAAGACCGTACCCAGCCGACGCTGATTAGCCATCGCAACTGGAGCCCGCCGTTCGGCGGCGGGACGCATACCGCGCTGCCGCTACCGGATCGTGACCTGCTGGTGGTGCTGGATGAAGCGGTGCTCGACAATCAGGAGGACGGTGAGAAGCTGATCTGGCTGTTTGATATCCGCGAGCCGGCGAACCCGGTGAGCATCTCGACTTTCCCACAGCCGGATGAAATCGACTATGTGGCGAAAGGGGCGCATTTCGGTCCGCACAACCTGCATGAGAATCGTCCCGGCAGCTTTGTCAGCTCAACGCTGATTTTTGCCACTTATCAGAATGCCGGCGTGCGGGCTTACGACATTTCCAACCCGTATCGTCCGCTGGAGACCGGGGCGCTGGTGCCGGCGGCGCCGAAGACGATGATGGATACCCGTCCCGGCCGCCCGCAGGTGATCCAGTCCTGCGATGTGTTTGTCGATGCGCAGGGCATTATCTACAGCACCGATTACAACGGCGGGCTGTCGGTGATTGAGTATCTGGGATGA
- a CDS encoding sugar ABC transporter substrate-binding protein, whose translation MKKIALSLMTLGLLQSTAALATAPTPVPAAIAEHSGPIRIAVIRNLGSDDNTTQFVSGALQEGKKLGFKISTFLSNGDDAKFQDFVNQAISQKYDGIILSQGRDPYSTALVKKAVDAGIKVAVFDTAVSGEIPGVTVSQQDDASLTELSFGQLVKDFNGKANIVKLWVAGFPPMERRQAAYQTLLKQNPGIKELESIGAVSSDVQGDTANKVGAILAKYPKGKIDAIWGTWDAFSQGAYKALKENGRTEIKLYSIDISNQDLQLMREAGSPWKVSVAVDPKLIGATNVRLIANKIAGEPTPATYDFKAAAIPQALLAAQPGAVNVASLGKIIPGWGQTEDFIAPWFATLEAKNK comes from the coding sequence ATGAAAAAGATCGCACTCTCTCTGATGACGCTGGGTCTGCTGCAGTCGACGGCGGCGCTGGCCACTGCCCCGACGCCGGTGCCGGCGGCGATTGCCGAGCACAGCGGCCCGATCCGTATTGCGGTGATCCGCAACCTGGGGTCTGACGATAACACCACCCAGTTTGTCTCCGGGGCGCTGCAGGAAGGCAAAAAGCTCGGTTTCAAAATCAGCACCTTCCTGAGCAACGGCGATGACGCCAAATTCCAGGACTTCGTCAACCAGGCCATCAGCCAGAAATACGATGGCATTATTCTCTCCCAGGGGCGTGACCCGTATTCCACCGCCCTGGTGAAGAAGGCGGTGGATGCCGGGATCAAAGTGGCGGTGTTCGATACCGCGGTGAGCGGTGAGATCCCCGGGGTGACGGTCAGCCAGCAGGATGACGCGTCGCTGACCGAGCTCTCTTTTGGCCAGCTGGTGAAAGATTTCAATGGCAAGGCCAACATCGTCAAGCTGTGGGTGGCGGGCTTCCCGCCGATGGAGCGCCGTCAGGCGGCTTACCAGACGCTGTTGAAGCAAAATCCGGGGATTAAAGAGCTGGAGTCGATCGGCGCCGTTTCATCCGATGTGCAGGGCGACACCGCTAACAAGGTGGGGGCGATCCTCGCCAAGTATCCGAAAGGGAAAATCGACGCGATCTGGGGCACCTGGGATGCCTTTAGCCAGGGGGCCTATAAAGCGCTGAAAGAGAATGGCCGCACCGAGATCAAACTCTACAGCATTGATATTTCCAACCAGGATCTGCAGCTGATGCGCGAAGCCGGCAGCCCATGGAAGGTGAGCGTGGCGGTGGATCCGAAGCTTATCGGCGCGACCAACGTGCGGCTGATCGCCAATAAGATCGCCGGCGAGCCGACGCCAGCCACCTACGACTTCAAGGCGGCGGCGATCCCGCAGGCGCTGCTGGCGGCCCAGCCGGGGGCGGTGAACGTGGCGTCGCTGGGGAAAATTATCCCTGGCTGGGGCCAGACCGAAGACTTTATCGCGCCGTGGTTCGCGACGCTGGAAGCGAAAAACAAATAA